A window of the Desertifilum tharense IPPAS B-1220 genome harbors these coding sequences:
- the psb28 gene encoding photosystem II reaction center protein Psb28 — protein MAEIQFSRGIAEEDVPDVRLTRSKSGTQSTATFIFDNPTIFQRESNNDITGMYLIDEEGEISTSEVKAKFINGQPAAIEAFLLMNTQSEWERFMRFMERYAKDHGLEFTKS, from the coding sequence ATGGCAGAAATTCAATTTTCCAGAGGAATTGCAGAAGAAGATGTGCCTGATGTGCGCTTAACTCGCTCAAAATCTGGCACCCAAAGCACGGCAACCTTTATTTTTGATAATCCCACGATTTTTCAGCGAGAATCGAATAACGATATTACGGGGATGTACCTGATTGATGAAGAAGGGGAAATTTCCACTAGCGAAGTTAAAGCCAAATTCATCAATGGTCAACCCGCAGCGATTGAGGCTTTCTTGCTGATGAATACCCAAAGCGAGTGGGAACGCTTTATGCGTTTTATGGAGCGTTATGCGAAAGACCACGGTTTAGAGTTTACCAAATCTTAA
- a CDS encoding molybdenum cofactor biosynthesis protein B, with protein MIEQPHPDRTAVAINVAVITVSDTRSPSTDKSGQLIQSLLQTSGHAVIAYAVIKDEPAQIQAQLQDLCSHADLDAVIFNGGTGIAPRDTTYDALEGLLEKQLPGFGELFRSLSFAEIGTRAIASRAVAGVYRSKLIFSIPGSTGAVKLATERLILPELAHLVQLLRS; from the coding sequence ATGATCGAGCAACCTCATCCAGATCGAACTGCTGTAGCCATTAACGTTGCGGTCATTACTGTCAGCGATACGCGATCGCCTTCAACGGATAAAAGCGGTCAGCTTATCCAAAGCTTACTGCAAACCAGCGGTCATGCTGTCATCGCCTATGCTGTCATTAAAGACGAGCCTGCACAGATCCAAGCTCAACTTCAGGATCTATGCAGTCACGCCGATCTGGATGCGGTTATTTTTAATGGGGGAACAGGTATCGCGCCGCGAGATACCACCTATGATGCTCTAGAAGGGTTGCTCGAAAAGCAATTACCGGGTTTTGGAGAACTGTTCCGTTCTTTGAGTTTTGCTGAAATTGGCACCAGAGCGATCGCATCCCGCGCCGTTGCAGGCGTATATCGTTCCAAGTTAATTTTCTCAATTCCCGGTTCTACAGGAGCCGTCAAGTTAGCCACAGAACGCCTCATCCTGCCAGAATTAGCGCATTTAGTCCAACTTCTGCGTTCCTAA
- a CDS encoding dienelactone hydrolase family protein, with the protein MKLGTRKQSLAMTLGATLLALGTNLTACTARFNSNSLFEVNRYTTTLSVSEDSADIYFPIVSPSANAQFPIVLMLQGAFVDKADYANYASQVASYGFVVVVPNRLRTTLNPAGEEATGLIAEQQQVHEVLSDMVAENAKINSPIKGLVDTQSLGLLGHSLGALVAISATQEELCLPAICTAGYVKPPELKASITYAGAFGDSQTQTFFPIQNGDTPIGLIAGSLDGVGSPNNTQQTYNQVQNPPKVFIQVEGANHYSITNEDNLEREPNRPTLEQAVATETIARWSGLFLRAHLLNDRDALDYVYHTGDALDSNVSVISQKPPIPEPSAGLTLLAVGVMGVGWRRYRNFY; encoded by the coding sequence ATGAAATTAGGAACCCGAAAGCAATCCTTAGCAATGACGCTGGGAGCAACTCTACTGGCTTTGGGAACGAATCTAACTGCTTGTACTGCTCGCTTTAATTCCAATTCGTTGTTTGAGGTTAATCGTTACACCACAACCCTAAGCGTCAGTGAAGACTCGGCAGATATTTACTTTCCTATTGTTTCTCCTTCAGCCAACGCTCAATTTCCGATTGTCTTAATGCTGCAAGGGGCATTTGTTGATAAAGCCGATTATGCTAATTATGCCTCTCAAGTGGCAAGCTATGGATTTGTTGTGGTCGTTCCCAATCGTTTGAGAACGACACTCAATCCCGCCGGGGAAGAAGCGACTGGGTTAATTGCCGAACAGCAACAAGTTCATGAGGTGCTAAGTGATATGGTGGCAGAAAATGCCAAGATTAATTCACCGATCAAGGGCTTGGTGGATACCCAAAGCTTAGGATTGCTCGGACATTCTTTAGGCGCATTAGTCGCCATTAGCGCCACTCAAGAGGAGTTGTGCTTGCCAGCAATTTGTACCGCTGGCTATGTTAAGCCACCCGAACTCAAAGCCAGTATCACCTATGCTGGAGCCTTTGGAGATTCGCAAACCCAAACTTTTTTTCCCATCCAGAATGGAGATACGCCGATTGGTTTAATTGCGGGAAGTTTAGATGGCGTAGGTTCTCCTAATAATACTCAGCAAACCTACAACCAAGTGCAAAATCCTCCCAAGGTTTTCATTCAGGTTGAAGGGGCGAATCATTATAGTATTACCAATGAGGATAATTTAGAACGAGAACCAAATCGACCCACTTTAGAGCAAGCCGTTGCTACAGAGACGATTGCGCGGTGGAGCGGACTGTTTTTACGCGCTCACCTGCTTAACGATCGCGATGCCTTAGATTATGTTTACCATACAGGCGATGCTCTAGATAGTAACGTTAGCGTTATTAGCCAGAAACCGCCTATTCCGGAACCGAGTGCTGGGTTAACCCTACTCGCTGTTGGGGTAATGGGGGTGGGGTGGCGACGTTATCGGAATTTCTATTAG
- a CDS encoding cobyrinate a,c-diamide synthase, translating into MALIIAGERSDAGKTTITLALLAALKRRGLAVQSFKVGPDYIDPMFHEYVTGRPCRNLDPVLTSASYVQTCFSRHLWGVDCAVIEGVMGLFDGLPRSVENAFPVPFGSTAHIGRLLEIPVVLVIDCSRLSGSVAAIAQGFRYYDPNLKFAGAILNRVGSDRHLALLQDALAAVNLPILGIFRRQDNITIPDRHLGLVPTGELPQLDSVVEQLAILGETGFNWDGLLPLLAAKPTASPHLPPEAAVRVRIAIAYDKAFNFYYRDNLDLLQQLGAELVFWSPLSDTQIPDKIQGFYFGGGFPEVFASELAANQGVKQALRQSILTGTPTYAECGGLMYLCEAIADFTGQSYPMLGILPTTAQMGKRLTLGYRKAIALSSSPAVTPGMTVRGHEFHRSELTPSPSQPLFTSHPLYPPQTESFAEGWQLPQVHASYLHLHWGECLEIPQRFIQQCLHRANSPIQAL; encoded by the coding sequence ATGGCTTTAATTATTGCAGGAGAACGTAGCGATGCGGGGAAAACCACGATAACCCTGGCCTTGCTGGCTGCACTCAAGCGCCGAGGATTAGCAGTACAGTCGTTTAAAGTGGGGCCCGATTATATCGATCCGATGTTCCATGAGTATGTCACGGGACGGCCCTGTCGCAACCTCGATCCGGTTTTGACTTCCGCAAGTTACGTTCAAACCTGCTTTAGCCGTCACCTGTGGGGGGTAGACTGTGCGGTGATTGAAGGGGTGATGGGGTTATTTGATGGACTTCCCCGCAGTGTTGAGAATGCGTTTCCGGTACCGTTTGGCAGTACGGCGCATATTGGGCGATTATTAGAGATTCCAGTAGTGCTGGTGATTGATTGCAGTCGCCTATCGGGTTCAGTTGCAGCGATCGCCCAAGGCTTCCGGTATTACGATCCTAACCTGAAATTCGCAGGGGCGATCTTAAATCGCGTCGGGAGCGATCGCCATCTGGCTTTACTCCAAGATGCCTTAGCCGCCGTTAATCTTCCCATTCTCGGCATTTTCCGCCGCCAGGATAACATTACCATCCCCGATCGCCATCTGGGTTTAGTTCCCACAGGCGAGTTACCCCAACTTGATAGCGTTGTTGAGCAACTGGCGATTTTAGGGGAAACGGGGTTTAATTGGGATGGGTTATTACCGCTTCTCGCCGCTAAACCCACCGCTTCCCCTCACCTTCCCCCAGAAGCTGCCGTTCGGGTACGGATTGCGATCGCCTACGATAAAGCTTTTAATTTCTACTATCGCGATAACCTTGACCTTCTGCAACAACTCGGCGCAGAATTAGTCTTTTGGAGTCCCCTCAGCGATACCCAAATTCCCGATAAGATTCAAGGATTCTATTTTGGGGGTGGGTTCCCAGAAGTCTTTGCTAGCGAACTCGCAGCCAACCAAGGGGTAAAACAAGCCCTTCGTCAATCTATCTTGACAGGAACGCCAACTTATGCTGAGTGTGGCGGATTAATGTATCTGTGCGAGGCGATCGCCGATTTTACCGGGCAATCTTACCCCATGTTGGGCATTTTACCCACAACGGCTCAGATGGGCAAGCGCTTAACCCTAGGATACCGGAAGGCGATCGCCCTGAGTTCCAGTCCCGCCGTCACGCCAGGAATGACAGTGAGGGGCCATGAATTTCATCGCTCTGAATTAACCCCTTCTCCCAGTCAACCCCTATTCACCAGTCACCCCTTATATCCCCCTCAAACCGAGAGTTTCGCTGAAGGTTGGCAACTTCCCCAGGTTCACGCCTCTTATCTGCATCTCCACTGGGGAGAGTGTTTAGAAATTCCCCAGCGGTTTATCCAGCAGTGCTTGCACCGCGCTAATTCACCAATTCAGGCACTTTAG
- a CDS encoding RNA-guided endonuclease TnpB family protein: protein MEQVLTLSCKLQPTPEQALKIQALLKAFADACNWVNQSVKPSVTSKIAIQSQVYQDIRARFGLSANQAVRVCARVGTNRKTAKLKQKPVKAFRPTSADYDARIFAFREQDLTVSLTLLEGREHIKLDIGNYQRGRLKGRKPTSAQLCKHRDGSYHIHIQLTDEAPEPIKADRVIGVDFGRREIAKTSTGMGWDGKQLNQVRERFSRVRASLQKKASRKRDATRTKGTRSSRRRCRQVLQRLSGRERRFQQWLNHTISAAIIREAKHLNAIVAIEDLTGIRDRTNQQPRNKTERRRSNSWAFYQLRQFLSYKGIKEGVEIVVVPPAYTSQTCNRCNRIGRRSEKVFRCGHCGWHGDADFNGALNIAALGLSVTQPRGSGLFCCLEQAVSGLPKAPLL, encoded by the coding sequence ATGGAACAAGTGCTGACACTCTCATGCAAACTTCAACCTACGCCGGAACAAGCCCTGAAGATTCAGGCTTTGCTGAAGGCGTTTGCGGACGCCTGCAACTGGGTTAACCAGTCCGTCAAGCCCTCTGTGACCAGTAAGATCGCAATCCAAAGCCAAGTCTATCAGGACATTCGAGCGCGGTTCGGGTTGAGTGCAAATCAGGCGGTCAGGGTTTGTGCCAGAGTTGGAACTAACCGGAAAACCGCCAAGCTCAAGCAGAAGCCCGTTAAGGCGTTTCGACCAACGTCGGCTGATTACGATGCTCGGATTTTTGCCTTCAGAGAACAAGACTTGACGGTTAGCCTGACGCTTTTGGAGGGCAGGGAACACATCAAGCTTGATATTGGTAATTACCAGCGGGGCAGATTGAAAGGGCGTAAACCCACATCTGCCCAGTTGTGCAAGCATCGAGACGGTTCCTATCATATCCATATTCAACTGACAGACGAAGCGCCTGAACCAATCAAAGCCGATCGAGTCATCGGGGTGGATTTTGGCAGGCGTGAAATTGCCAAAACCAGTACGGGCATGGGCTGGGACGGCAAGCAATTGAACCAAGTTCGAGAGAGATTTTCCAGGGTGAGAGCGTCTCTCCAGAAGAAAGCCTCTCGTAAACGAGACGCTACGCGAACGAAAGGCACAAGGTCTAGTCGGCGTCGATGCCGTCAAGTCCTGCAACGGCTGTCGGGCAGAGAAAGACGCTTCCAACAATGGCTGAACCATACCATCAGCGCTGCTATCATTCGGGAGGCCAAACACCTCAACGCTATTGTGGCGATTGAGGATTTGACAGGCATCCGCGATCGCACCAATCAACAACCCAGAAACAAGACCGAACGAAGACGCTCTAACAGTTGGGCATTTTATCAACTGCGTCAATTTCTGAGTTACAAAGGCATTAAAGAAGGTGTTGAAATCGTTGTGGTGCCACCAGCCTACACCAGTCAAACCTGCAACCGCTGCAACCGTATCGGGCGGAGGTCTGAGAAGGTTTTCAGGTGTGGGCATTGTGGATGGCATGGTGACGCTGATTTCAATGGTGCGTTGAATATTGCTGCTTTGGGGCTGTCCGTAACGCAGCCTAGAGGTTCGGGATTGTTCTGTTGTTTGGAACAGGCTGTCTCAGGGCTACCGAAAGCCCCGTTGCTCTAG
- a CDS encoding RodZ family helix-turn-helix domain-containing protein, with protein sequence MIESFGKLIRQARKEKGHSQRSLAAILKLDFTYLSKLENDRADYPPKEDVIRSLARNLDLDEEQLICLAGRIPQKYEEVLKLNAQSMPMLLRRLRENPEFAQKVFEAANEEEST encoded by the coding sequence GTGATTGAATCCTTTGGTAAACTGATTCGACAGGCTCGCAAAGAAAAGGGCCATTCTCAGCGCAGTCTAGCGGCAATCCTCAAGCTAGATTTCACCTATTTGTCTAAACTAGAAAATGACCGTGCAGATTATCCTCCCAAAGAGGACGTAATCCGGTCGTTAGCGCGAAACCTGGATCTGGATGAAGAACAACTCATCTGTTTAGCCGGTCGCATTCCGCAAAAGTATGAAGAAGTGCTGAAGCTCAATGCTCAGTCTATGCCCATGCTACTGCGGCGACTGCGCGAAAATCCAGAATTCGCCCAAAAGGTGTTTGAAGCTGCCAACGAGGAAGAATCAACTTGA
- a CDS encoding ImmA/IrrE family metallo-endopeptidase: MSLIKPYRFYPKTEIERRANDLLMRMQLTPNWEPTWPFQSDRVADFLDLGVVWDRIPPDETGPIAARILPRDRQIEINEDILNLPQGFQESTIAHEIGHWMLHIDYAKIENEAIQAQLDSPEAIASELEFVCRPNSGLAQIESIEWQAQYFASCLLMPRHILAEKCRGRDLTRWAVLYAIREQLGVSISNLVNRLQDLGWIEIPKGSRKIQLGPVEVCEQSYLYG, translated from the coding sequence TTGAGTTTGATTAAGCCCTATCGCTTCTATCCCAAGACAGAGATCGAACGGCGTGCCAACGATCTCTTAATGCGGATGCAATTGACGCCCAACTGGGAACCGACCTGGCCCTTTCAGTCGGATCGAGTGGCGGACTTTTTGGATCTCGGCGTCGTTTGGGATCGCATTCCCCCGGATGAGACGGGCCCCATTGCGGCCCGAATTTTACCGCGCGATCGCCAAATTGAAATCAATGAAGACATCCTCAACCTACCGCAGGGTTTTCAAGAGTCTACCATTGCTCATGAAATTGGTCACTGGATGTTGCACATTGATTACGCCAAAATCGAAAACGAAGCGATACAGGCTCAATTAGACTCACCTGAAGCCATTGCTTCCGAATTAGAGTTTGTCTGCCGTCCCAACAGCGGACTGGCTCAAATCGAGTCGATTGAATGGCAGGCACAGTATTTTGCAAGTTGCTTACTGATGCCTCGCCATATTCTTGCCGAAAAATGCCGAGGACGCGATTTAACCCGATGGGCAGTTTTATATGCCATTCGGGAACAATTAGGCGTGAGTATCTCTAATTTAGTCAACCGCTTGCAGGATCTCGGCTGGATTGAAATCCCCAAAGGTAGCCGCAAGATTCAACTTGGCCCGGTGGAAGTCTGCGAGCAATCTTATTTGTATGGCTGA
- a CDS encoding long-chain acyl-[acyl-carrier-protein] reductase, which produces MFGLIGHLTSLEHAQAVARDLGYPEYADQGLDFWCAAPPQIVDTITVTSVTGQQIKGQYVESCFLPEMLAQRRIKAAIRKILNAMAHAQKNGINITALGGFSSIIFEEFNLNQNRQVRNIKLEFERFTTGNTHTAYILCRQVEQASQKLGIELSKATVAVCGATGDIGSAVCRWLDAKTDVPELLLVARNQERLQLLQEELGRGKILSLEEALPQADIVVWVASMPKGVEIDPSTLKQPCLLIDGGYPKNLGTQIQHPGVYVLNGGIVEHSLDIDWKIMSIVNMDVPARQLFACFAESMLLEFEKWYTNFSWGRNQITVEKMELIGQVSLKHGFRPLLEF; this is translated from the coding sequence ATGTTTGGTCTTATCGGTCATCTCACTAGCTTAGAACACGCTCAGGCAGTTGCCAGGGACTTAGGTTATCCAGAATACGCAGACCAGGGGTTAGACTTCTGGTGTGCTGCCCCCCCGCAAATTGTCGATACGATTACGGTTACGAGTGTTACCGGCCAGCAGATTAAAGGACAGTATGTAGAATCTTGCTTTCTCCCGGAAATGCTGGCACAGCGACGCATTAAAGCCGCCATTCGCAAAATTCTAAATGCAATGGCTCATGCCCAGAAAAATGGCATCAATATTACGGCGCTGGGTGGTTTTTCTTCGATTATTTTTGAAGAGTTTAATCTGAATCAAAATCGGCAAGTTCGCAATATTAAGTTAGAGTTTGAGCGATTTACCACCGGAAACACCCATACGGCTTACATTTTGTGCCGCCAAGTCGAACAAGCTTCCCAGAAATTGGGGATTGAGCTTTCTAAGGCAACCGTGGCGGTTTGTGGCGCGACTGGCGATATTGGTAGCGCTGTTTGTCGCTGGTTAGATGCGAAAACAGATGTACCCGAATTACTGTTAGTCGCCCGCAACCAAGAACGCTTGCAACTCCTCCAAGAAGAACTCGGACGCGGTAAAATTCTCAGTTTGGAGGAAGCCCTACCCCAAGCTGATATTGTGGTTTGGGTGGCCAGTATGCCGAAGGGAGTGGAAATTGACCCCAGTACCTTAAAACAGCCGTGCTTGCTGATTGATGGGGGCTATCCGAAGAATTTAGGCACCCAGATCCAACATCCTGGAGTGTATGTCCTCAATGGGGGAATTGTCGAGCATTCCCTCGATATTGACTGGAAAATTATGTCTATTGTCAATATGGATGTTCCGGCCCGTCAGTTGTTTGCTTGTTTCGCCGAGTCGATGCTGCTGGAGTTTGAAAAGTGGTACACCAATTTCTCTTGGGGTCGCAATCAAATTACGGTGGAAAAGATGGAGTTAATTGGTCAGGTTTCGCTCAAGCATGGGTTTAGACCACTGTTGGAATTTTAA